ATTCATGACCCCGCCCACCGCACCTCATGATGCGTATTCAGATTCGTACGGGGACGACGAGGGCGACCAGCCGCTGGTACGCCCTTACGCGATGACCGGCGGCCGGACCCGGCCGCGGTACCAACTCGCCATCGAGGCACTGATCAGCACAACGGCCGACCCGGCGCAGCTGATGGGGCTGCTGCCGGAGCACCAGCGGATCTGCCACCTCTGCCGTGAGGTCAAGTCGGTGGCCGAGGTGTCGGCCCTCCTGTCCATGCCGCTCGGTGTGGCCAGGATCCTCGTCGCGGACCTCGCGGAAGCCGGACTCGTCGCCATCCACCAGCCTGGCGGCGACGAGAACAACGGCGGCGCGCCAGACGTGACTTTGCTCGAAAGGGTGCTCAGTGGACTTCGCAAGCTCTGACGGAGGCCGGGCAACCACCTCCGCCAAGATCGTGGTGGCGGGTGGTTTCGGTGTCGGCAAGACCACGTTCGTGGGCGCCGTCTCCGAGATCAACCCGCTGCGCACGGAGGCCGTCATGACGTCCGCTTCCGCGGGCAT
This genomic interval from Streptomyces dengpaensis contains the following:
- a CDS encoding DUF742 domain-containing protein; the encoded protein is MTPPTAPHDAYSDSYGDDEGDQPLVRPYAMTGGRTRPRYQLAIEALISTTADPAQLMGLLPEHQRICHLCREVKSVAEVSALLSMPLGVARILVADLAEAGLVAIHQPGGDENNGGAPDVTLLERVLSGLRKL